Below is a window of Culturomica massiliensis DNA.
TGTAATAAAATCGGCGGTATTGATTACCCGGTACCCGGGAGCAACACCGCAGGAAGTCGAGCAACTGATTACCGAGCCTATCGAGCGGGAGATACAGTCGATGCGGCGGGTATATAAGATCAAGTCGGAATCGTTTTACGGGATGTCGAAGATCAATATCGAACTCGACCCGGCGACGCCTCCCGGTGAGATGCCCCAAATGTGGGATGAGCTGAGGCGGAAAGTACTTAATATCCAGCCCCAATTGCCGCAGGGGGCTTCCGGAGTTACCGTATCGGACGACTTCGGTGACGTTTTTGGAATTTATTTCGGTCTGACTGCTTCGGAAGGTTTTTCATACCACGATTTAAGAGAGTGGGGACAGCGGATAAAAACCGAACTGGTAACAGTGGACGGGGTACAGAAAGTGGCCCTTTACGGTGAGCAAACGGAGGTGGTGAATATGTTTATATCCATGTCTAAACTGGCCAATTCCGGACTCGATCTGAACGGGGTGATGCAGACGATAAAATCCCAAAACTCGTTGATAAATACCGGGGAAAAAAGGGCCGGTTATCTGGAGTTGAAAATATTGGCAGAAGGGACTTATAAAACGCTCGACGATATCCGCAATCAATTGGTGGTAACGGACAACGGACGGCAAATTCGTTTGGGAGATATAACCGTTATCGAAAAAGGTTATATGGATCCGCCGGGAAGTCTGATGCGGGTAAATGGAAAAAGGGCGATCGGAATCGGTGTCGCTACGGCACCGGAGAAAGACGTGGTTAAAACCGGGGAATCGGTGAGGGAGAAGTTGCAGCAATTGCTGCCTTTAATGCCCGTCGGCATTGACCTGGTAACCTTGTATCCGGAAGATCAGATAGCCCGGGAAGCCAATAACGGTTTTTTACTTAATCTGGCGGAATCGCTGGCAATTGTGATTTTTATCATCTTGCTGGTAATGGGAGCCCGGGCTGGGATGCTGATCGGTTCTTCCCTTTTATTTTCGATCGGCGGTACCTTGTTGATCATGCAATTTATGGGAGTCGGGCTAAACCGTACTTCACTGGCAGCATTTATCATTGCCATGGGGATGCTGGTCGATAATGCTATCGTAGTGACGGACAATGCCCAGATAGCGATTCGCCGGGGTATCGGACGCCGGGAAGCTTTGATACGGGGAGCAACGATTCCCCAATGGGGATTGCTGGGGGCTACCCTGATTGCCGTTTTTTCTTTCCTGCCCTTGTATCTGGCACCTTCGGCCGTAGCGGAAATCGTCAAACCTTTGTTTGTGGTGCTGGCTGTATCGTTGGGTTTGAGTTGGATACTGGCGTTGACCCAGACCCCGTTGTTCGGGAGTTTTATTTTAAAAAAACAAGCAGATACCGGGGGAAAAGACCCTTATGATACCCGTTTTTACAACGGTTTTGCCCGGGTGTTACGAAAACTTATCCGTTTTAAAATCGTAACGGTGATCGTCGTCGTTTGTCTTTTTGTCGTGTCCATGATCATCATGGGATTGATGCCGCAGAATTTTTTTCCGAATATGGACAAACCCTATTTTCGGGCCGATTGTTTTTTGCCTGAAGGTTATAGCATCCGGGAGTCGGAAAAAATGCTTACGGATATCGAACAGTATCTGATGCAACAGGAAGAAGTCGTGAATGTGTCGACGACGATCGGCGGTTCTCCGCTGCGTTATTATCTGGCGAGTACCTCTTTCGGACCGAAGCCGAATTTCGGTAACATACTGATAGAATTAAAAGACAAATCTTACACAGTAGTGATGGAAGAACGCCTGAATACTTATGTCCGGCATAATTATCCCAATCTGCTCATTCGTTCTTCTTTGTTCAAACTGTCTCCCGCTGTAGAAGCCGCCATTGAGATCGGTTTTATCGGAGAGAATATGGATACGCTGAAAGCATTGACAGAACAGG
It encodes the following:
- a CDS encoding efflux RND transporter permease subunit; translated protein: MNIPKYSLDNPKVIYFFLAILMIGGILAFESLGKKEDSPFVIKSAVLITRYPGATPQEVEQLITEPIEREIQSMRRVYKIKSESFYGMSKINIELDPATPPGEMPQMWDELRRKVLNIQPQLPQGASGVTVSDDFGDVFGIYFGLTASEGFSYHDLREWGQRIKTELVTVDGVQKVALYGEQTEVVNMFISMSKLANSGLDLNGVMQTIKSQNSLINTGEKRAGYLELKILAEGTYKTLDDIRNQLVVTDNGRQIRLGDITVIEKGYMDPPGSLMRVNGKRAIGIGVATAPEKDVVKTGESVREKLQQLLPLMPVGIDLVTLYPEDQIAREANNGFLLNLAESLAIVIFIILLVMGARAGMLIGSSLLFSIGGTLLIMQFMGVGLNRTSLAAFIIAMGMLVDNAIVVTDNAQIAIRRGIGRREALIRGATIPQWGLLGATLIAVFSFLPLYLAPSAVAEIVKPLFVVLAVSLGLSWILALTQTPLFGSFILKKQADTGGKDPYDTRFYNGFARVLRKLIRFKIVTVIVVVCLFVVSMIIMGLMPQNFFPNMDKPYFRADCFLPEGYSIRESEKMLTDIEQYLMQQEEVVNVSTTIGGSPLRYYLASTSFGPKPNFGNILIELKDKSYTVVMEERLNTYVRHNYPNLLIRSSLFKLSPAVEAAIEIGFIGENMDTLKALTEQAMGIMRQNDRVTDIRNSWGNKVPVWEPVYSQERGQRLGITRQAVAYALKIATNGLPLGDYREKDLFMPILLKEENFDAGNLDNMRTLPVFSATGNVVPLAQVIDRFDLNYNYNVIKRYNRDRVMMAQCDPKRGANTKQAFQQLWSEMQNIEIPQGYTMKFFGEDESQVESNQALAANMPLTFILMFIVLLLLFRTYRKPVVILLMVPLIFIGVVFGLLLLGRMFDFFALLGLLGLVGMNIKNAIVLVDQIGIEQANGLTPLDAVIQATKSRIVPVAMASGTTILGMLPLLFDAMFGGMAAGIMGGLLVASLLTIIVLPVTYSLIYRISASEKNDVGTS